Below is a window of Lacibacter sp. H407 DNA.
TATTTCAACAGAACTTAAACTCCCTTTGCTTGTTCCGATTTTCCCCCGGCCTGCATCGAAACCGCTTGTGTATACACATGCGTTGGACAGAGATGTAATGCTGGAGAAAACACCTGAACTCAAACGACTTGATTTACAATTACTGCAAATGATCAAGGATGCCCGAAGCATATTAACCGGTTTAAATATCCTTACAGATCCGAAAATTTTTATGAGTGGATTTTCAGCGTCGGCTACATTTACAAACCGTTTTTCGTTTCTGCATCCTGAAAAAATAAAAGCCTTAGCCATTGGAGGGTTCAATGGAAAACTTATGCTTCCTCAAACCGAATTAAATGGAATAAAACTCAACTACCCCGTTGGAACAAACGATTTCTTTGAATTATACGGACAAACATTTGATATTGAAAAATACAGATCCATTCCACAATACATTTATATGGGAAAACTGGATGATAATGATGCAGTTCAGTTTGATGATGCCTATAACTTTACTGAACGCAAACTGATCAACGAAAATATCGGGAGATATGTGCAGGACAGGTATCTTGCATGTCAGAGAATTTACCTGCAGAATAAAATCAGCCCCGTCTTTAAAACCTATGATGATGTTGGACACTGGACTACATCAAACATGAACCTCGACGTTATAAAATTTTTCTTGCGTCAAATGCAGGAGAAATAGAACTACGTTCATTCGAAAGGCTCACCACTTATCAGCTTGCTTTCTTCTTATCCAATGCTACCAATGCAACGCCGGCAACGAGTGCAATCACACCTGCATAAGTTGGCCACGCTACTGTTTTCTTTTCTTTTGCATTGATCTCGATCGGACCAATGTCTACTACCTTTTTCTCCTGTGTAAAACTAAACCCTTTCATTACCAGCATTAATATGCCGGCTGCGATCAGAACAATTCCAATAATCTTCATGGCTTTTGGTTTAGTAACAGATAAGCCAATTATAATGCCACAAACTGAAAAGCGGTTGCGGTTAATCAGCTCCCTGCAAATCGTTTCGTAATCAGCCACTGTTATTGTCGCATTTACACAGCAGGTTCAACCTGTTTATTCACGAAATTTGTTTGGCCGTCTTTGTTATGCGGCAGACATCTTATTCAAGCAGTTTTACGATGAGAATAATAATTGTTTTATCAATGATCACATTGGATGGAGTGATGCAGGCATCCGTTTATTTGACCAGATCGGGATCCATCAAATTGAATTAAAGAAAACAAACGTAATTTATACGGCCGGCGCTACTCATATTCAATACGAAATAGCAAAATAAGTGCAGGCTCACATTGCATCATCAGCATAGTAACAAACTCCTAAACATCACAACATGACAGAAGAACAACTCATCGCAGAATTTCAACTGATCGAAGACAACTTCAACAGAGCTGTAATTTCCAACAGTGTTGCTGAGATCAAAAAATGCATTACAGCCGATTGGGTACTTGTAGACAGCGGGGGTGGTATTATTCCGCAGGAAGGATTTTTCCATGTACTTGAAAAGGGATTACTTTCTCATTCCAGCATGACGAAAGAAATTCTACGTGTGAAAGTATATGGCGATATTGCCTTGGTAACCGGCCGTGGACAAAATACAGGTACATGGCAAGGGCAACCAATGGAAGCCGACGAATGGATCACGGATGTTTATAAGAAAGAACATGATCATTGGCTTTGCGTGTTAACACATTTGACACCGGTGAAAAAATAAGCTGCTGAAAGCTATTCGTGCAAGTATGCATCCAACAGTTCATTCGATTTGTAACTGAAAAAACTAAATTGTGCAGCGCAACGTCCTGCCCTATCTTTTGTAGAGGATATTTACTTTGTGCAAGCAGACACATTGCTGAAAATACGTGGCTCTTTGTGTGCATACTAATCCATCAAATCACAGTTTCCGGGGTTTTACAAAGTTTTTACCTATCCTTTACATCTCTTTACTATAAAAAATCTGCAGGCTGATTGACAACCGATAGCTTTAGGTTCTTGTTTCACCAAATCATCATCGTCATGAAAATTTACCGTCTTGCTTTTTTGTTGTGTATCCCGATTATTGCGGGGCTTCTTTTTGCATTCGCCGTTGCATTCCCTATTACTGATAGTAAGCAAAAAACGGGGGCTGCAAACATTGTTTTTAAATCTACCGATGGCGGACAAACATGGCAGGATATCAGCAAAGGGCTGCCGGAACATTTGCAGGAAGATGGTGTGCGGGGAGATAGCATCTTTGCAAATGACAAAGGGCTGTTTGTAAGGGTTGGAAACCAACTCTATCACAGTACAGCAAATGCTACAGCTACTCTTTGGACTAAAGAGAATTTCTCTGGCCAACAGAACAGCATTGCACCCGGTAAGAGCGGGATATTTACCTTCAAATACTGGGGTATAAATCTGAAAAATTCAAACGGAACGAGTGTATGGTCGCCGATATTCGAACATTTTCATGAGCCACGAATACGCAGCGCTTTTGAAACTGCCGGAGGTGCTATTTTCATTGGCACCGACAGGGGCTTTTTTAAAACTACTAATAGCGGAAAAACCTGGAAACAAGTGCATGACGGACGCCTCGTAGGGCATTTGGCAGAAAGGGATGGCGTACTGCTGGCGATCAGTAATCGAAGGATCATCAGATCTACTGATGATGGCGAAAACTGGGAGTTTGTGACCAGTGAAGGTGCTGAAGTTTTCGATGTAAAGCGGGTCAACCGTGGATTCGCTGCTTTGACTCCCACTTCAGCAAATAGAAGAGGGGTAAGTACATCCTACGACGGCGGTAAAACCTGGCAACACGGTGATGCCGGGCGTCAGGACAAAGATGTCATTGATTCAATATTTCGGACCTGGAATGATCGCCCCCGTGTGCAAGCCTTTCAAACTTCAATTAGCCAGGTTGGTGAAAACTTTTTTTGTACTCATCCTGACGGCATTTTCAAATCATCCGACAAAGGAAAAACATGGACATTATTACTTCCTTCTGTAAAAGGTAAGGTCTTCAATTTATTTGGTTCAGGGAACGTGATCTATGCCATACGCAGCAAGGGTGGATGTTAAGGCAGGTGAGTCGTGAATGGTGAGTCGTGAGTGGTGAATGACCAATGCTTACTAGTTGAATTCTTCTCATTCCTCAACAACGCTTCCAAATAATAGTAATCGACATAAATGAGCGGAGCATCTTTTCCATATGCAGTATTGTAAGTAACATTCGTCACACAAGCATCTGCCTGCAATAAATATCTTTGCTGCAAATACAGCACATGGCAACCATCAAACTCAGCACACAGGATTTTAAAGACAAGGTGTTCAATTACGAAACAGAAAAAGAATGGAAGTACAAAGGCACCGTGCCGGCCATCATTGATTTTTATGCTGACTGGTGTGGCCCTTGTAAAATGGTAGCGCCTGTGTTGGAAGAATTAGCAACCGAATATGAAGGACGCATTGTGATCTACAAAGTAGATACAGAAGCTGAAATGGAACTGGCCGGCGTGTTTGGCATCCAGAGTATACCAACCTTTTTATTTATTCCGGTTGATGCAGATCCTATGATGCAACCCGGTGCATTTCCAAAGAAAGTATTTAAAGATATTATTGAAGATCATTTGCTGAATGCAACGAAGCAGATGAATGATCAGTGATGAGTAATCAGTGATGAGTGAAATAATTCATCATTTACCACTCACTACTAACTTTTAATCCAACAAAGGCAGTTCCACAAAAAAGGTGCTGCCTTTTTCCTGTTCGGTAGTGAACCAGATATCGCCTTTCATTTGTTCTACAATTCCTTTGCACATTGCAAGGCCTAATCCTGTTCCTGATGTTTTGGTCGTGAAGTTGGGATAGAAAATTTTATCCTGCAGTTCTGGCTTCACACCGCCGCCATTATCTTCAATACGAATCAATACATTTTCATTTCCCCGTTCAATAAACAGTTGCACATGCGCATCTGTACCGGCAGGTACAGCTTCGATTGCATTACGGATGAGGTTGGTGAACAAACGATTCAGTTGTGTTTTATCAGCCATTACAAACAGTTCGTCATCGGTGCTGGCAAATTCAATCAGTCCTTCTTCCTGCATGCTGAATAAGCCTACGACCGATTGAATGGATTCTACAACATTTACTTTCTGCAAACGTGGATTTCCAATATTGGCAAAGCTGGAAAAATCGGATGCAATGTTGGACAGATAATCAATTTGCTCAACCAATGTTTTTGCAACACTCTGCGAAATGGTTTTTGCATCGGCTGAGTTGGAATCAATTGCTTTTTGCAGGTATTGAATACTCAGCTTCATGGGTGTAAGCGGATTCTTGATCTCATGCGCCACCTGCCTTGCCATTTCACGCCATGCACCTTCACGCTCACTTCGTGCAAGTAAGCTGGCACTTTCTTCCAGTTGTTTCACCATTCGGTTGTATTCCTGTACGAGTTCACCAATTTCATCGTTACGGTTCCACACAATGGCTTCGTTGGTTTTACCCAACTTAATAGCTTTCATTTTTTCGCTGATGATGGTAAACGAATTAGTGATACGGCTCGTAACAAAAAAGGCGATCAATCCTGCAATTAAAAAGATAAATGCATTGAGGTTGATCAACGTAACAAGAAAGTTAGAGATCTCCTGCTTCAATTCATTTTGTGATGTGAAATAAGGAATGTTGAGATAAGCATACGCCTGCCCTGCTTCATCACGCACCGGCACATAAATACTCATGTAAGAACGTTTGCCCACTTTTTCATCTTCAATAGTTTGCACCAGGTACTCTCTTGATAATTTATAGTATGCGAGTGGCTCTGTTTTTCTGCTGAGCAATCCCTTGTTGTAATAATATGGCTCCGATGACAACCGCAGGTTACCGGATGTATCATAAATATTAATATCAACCCCATGTATCTCCGAAATACGATTCACTTTTCCCTGCAATTCAGACGATGCAACATCATCATACACTTTCAATACATCATCAAAAACCGTTTGCCTGTCCAATGCCACTTCCACTTCTTTTTTCATAATGCCGATTGTTCTTGCCAATCGCTCTTTATTGATACGGCTATGCCGGTTAATAAAAAAGAAGATGGTGGATGCACCAATGATCAGAAATGAAAAAATACTGATACCGATAATAGTTGTATGCACCTGTGTTCGAAAAGTGAATTGCCACTCTTTTCTCCAGTTCGATAAATTACCTCCCAGCTGTAAACCACGTTGCACCAGGCGAAACAACGACAACATCAACAGGAATACACAAAACAAATACGCAAACAGCGTAATGGTTTCAAGTACGATATTCTGTGGTTTTACTACCACAACTGTTAAGCTCTTTGTTGCAGTAAACCATAATTCAGAGTAACCGTCCCGTTGCTTCCGCTCCAATGACGGGCGATCGAGTTGTGCACCGTTTAAATGGATCGGAAACGGGTAATCGTTCACACTGCTGATGAGCTCACGGTTTTTATAAATGGCATACGCATACGAAGCTGCTGTCTCGTCTGTTTCATTTACCGACTTTGCAAACAGCTCCGGATAGAATTTTTCATCGTCGTAACGCTTCGGTCGTGAAAGAATAAATACATACCCGATCAATTCTTTTGTTTCACGGTCAATCACATCTTTCCGGGCGATATAATAAAACTTATCAAACGATTCTTCATAATACTTCCAATCCCGGAATGAGGTTGGTTTACTTTGGAGGCGATGGACTGTATTAAGTGTATTGAACGATGTTGAATCGGTATTGAACAACGATTGCTCCGTTACCGTATAGGTGTAGATCTCTGTTTCAAATTTATTGAGATAACCGCTGAAGTTTTCATTCACCAAACTGTCTTTCAAAAACTGATTGCCACTGGCTGTAGCGAAACGATAAAAATTATCGTCCAGAAAATCGGATCTGAAATTCTGTAATGCAATGTTGAGCAGGTTTTCAATGGTGGGGTCGGTTTGCAAGCTCAATTTCTCGGCAATACGGATTCGCTGTTCCCATTCTTTTCTGCTGTTTTCGCTGATGAGTAAGGTGGTCAATGAAATGGAAAAGAAAAACAACCAGAAAATCGTTTTTCCATTCGATGGAAGAAAGCTCAACTGCATGCTTCTGTTGCTGAAAAATAAAGTGATCAGCAATAACCAGATGAGCAACGACAAATGATACAGTACAATAGATGAATTGATCGTGAATGTGAGATACAGCAGCCCGGTGATGGTTAATGCCAGTAACTGAATTTTTAATTTACTACGGCTGTATTGTTTGAAAAAGATAAACAGCCAGTCGATCAGTAAAAAATAATTTAGCGCCAGTGAACCAAGTACAAAGAATCCTGCAAAACTAAATACCGTTAAACTGAAGAAGTTGGTTACACTAAATGATATTGCCGAATCAGCAACCAGACTCCGAACTATATTTCCAAACAAGATGGTCAAAAAGAAAATCAGGATGGAGGTAATTACCAATCCTGTTTTTTCATCGATGCGAACCGGTAATAACACGGCCTTCTTCCCATTCCTTCGGATGAATAATAAGATCCATAACAGCAGGAACGAATTTATAAACAGATCGCCCAGCGATTTTAAAACATAGTTGGAACCGTACACAGAAGGATCGAACAATTCAAATTGCCGCAGGTTGAGTGGTATCGGCAAATAATAACTGGTCACCCGCAGCAATACAATTACCATTACAAGAAATAATAACCCTTCGTTAAATGATCTTGCTTCAGCAATACCCGTTGCTGCCTTGTGCAACAGCAACAGAAAACAAAACATAGCAAGTAATCGCAAAATGATGGTAATGCGATTGAGTGGCTGGGGCAAATTGGTTTGTGCTTTCAACCAAAAAAGTCCGGTGCCATCTGTACTATTGATCTGCAAGGGCGATTTCTGTACATCACTGAGTGTATAATATTTTTCAATTCCGTCGAGATAAGTAAAGCCGTTACTGAGATAACTGGTCGTTAAAAAATAATTCCACTTCACCGGAATCAATGCCATGGCATAGCAAGTAGTACCATTCCGCAGTTTGATCTCCTTTTTATAAACCGTGTAGTAGCCGTTGATCAACTGTTCAAACCAAATACCATCGGCCCGCTGCCACAATTCAATATTGGGCAAAATGGTTTGTGTGTTCCAGAAACGTGTTTGAAAACCATCATTCCCTGTTGAAGCAATAAAAATGAAATAATCTTTATCCAGTAATTCCAGATAATCCTCCCGTTCAACTGTACCGTTTTCGAGTTTGGTTAACAAAGCAGTATCAGTAAGCAGTTTTTCAAACTCACGCTCACGACTGTTGATAGCACTCTGCAATGCTTTTTTTACCTGTGCCGGTGCAGACGTATACGACCAGTAATATTGAAACAGATAAGAGAATGTAAGCAACCAACCTGCTAAAATAAGCAGGTAGCCATTTTTGTAAACAAAGCGGCGGATGGTTGAAATGTGGTTCAAGATATTATTGTGCTTCCCTGTTTTTTTGTTTGATGCGGTTCCAGATGCTGTCCATTTCCTCAAGGCTCATGTGTACCAGTTGTTTTCCTTCACTCATCGCTTCCTGCTCCATTTGTGTAAACCGCCGGATGAACTTCTGGTTGGTACGCTCCAGTGCATTGTCTGCATCAATCTGCAAAAACCGTGCATAATTTACCAATGAAAAGAAAACATCACCCAGCTCATCTTCTATTTTATCGATCTCATTAGTTTGTATCACTTCTTTCAACTCGCTGATCTCTTCTTCAATTTTCTCAAACACTTGCTCTTTATTCTCCCACTCAAACCCAACCTGTTTTGCTTTTTCCTGGATGCGGATAGCCTTTACCATGGAGGGTAACCCTTTCGGCACACCACTCAACACCGATGTTTTTCCTTCTTTCATTTTCAACTTTTCCCAATTCCGCTTTACATCTTCTTCATCCTCCACTTTTACATCGCCATAGATATGCGGATGCCGTGCAATGAGTTTATCGCACACCCCATTGATCATTTCAGGGATGGTGAATTGCTCCTGTTCTGCTCCAATCTTAGAATAGAATACAATGTGCAGCAACAGATCGCCCAATTCTTCTTTGATATCTTTCCAGTTATTGTCGGCAATGGCATCGGTCAACTCATAGGTTTCTTCAATGGTAAGTTGCCGGAGAGTATGAATGGTTTGCTTTTTATCCCACGGACATTGCTCCCGCAGTTCATCCATGATCTTTACCAATCGCAAAAACGATTCCTGCACCTGTTGTTCATTCATACATTATAAATTAAAAAACGAATAAGAAAATAGTCCAATGAAGAGAAACATATTCAGAATGAAAGCCATCAGTAATAACAAACTGTACTTCAGTATTGTTTTGGCCCTGCCTTGCTGGTACACTCTGCGCATGGCTTTGTAAAGATAAACGAACAGGTAGATCCATAAAGCAGCAGTGATCCAGCCGGAGCCCCATCCTGTTGCATTCAATAATTTATCGTGTGCAAAAATGAGCAACAACATCAGAAACGCAAATACAAACAGGTGAATGGTGAAGATGAGATGTGCTACATAATGAAATTGTTTACGCCTGATGTACAATAACGAAAGCAGCAACGCAAACAACGGCAATGAGATAAATAATACTTTGGGCAACGAATGCATGGCATGATCAAACAATGCCCGGTTGAATTTACTGAGATCACCACCGTAACGTTCATCTACCAATATCAACCTTCGCTTAAACACCCATTCGAACCAGCTATCTCTTTCTTCAGCAGGTAATTTTTTTTGAGCAGCATCGTACTCGGCCATTGTTTTATACTTTACTTCTTTCTTCTTTCCACTTTTCGATATTGAAGCCACGCTGTCCTGCAGCAACCAGGTGGAGCTGCTGTCGGCAATGTCAAATACTTTTTCAAGAATAGCACTGTCCACCTTTGTATCGGCCTGGTTCAAAACATCCTGTTTTGCTTTCGATTTACTGGTGGGTGTTGTTAAACTCACGCCTTTTTTCTTGGGCTCATTGAGTTTGAATATCTCCGGATCTTTGGTACTGCCCGCAAAAAACGAAAAGAAGAGGATAAAGAAAAAAGCAGAAGTAAACACATACATCCGCACCGGATTCATATAACTGGCCCTGCGGCCACGGATATATTCTGCCGTTAGGTAACCGGGGCGAAAGAACAAATAGCGGAGCGATGTGATAAATTTGCCCTCAAAATGGGTAATATCATTAAAGAAATGGACCACCAGCCCCCAGGCTGTTTCTTTGGGTTCAATATTTTCCTGTCCGCATACATGACAATACCGGCCAAACACTCGTGCATTGCAATTCAAACAGTTTTTTTCTTTCCGCTCCTTTTCGTGAGACATGTGGCCGAAGTTTTGCTAAAAATAAAAAGATTAACCATACGTTTTCTATTTCAGGAATATCTTTGAACATCACTATGTACAAACTACTACCCGCCTTTCTCCTCGTTTGCTTACTGCCATTGTTCAGTATCGGGCAATATTATCAAAAAGACATCCTCAGTACCCGCCAAACCATGGAACAGATCAAACAATACAAAGCGAACAAGGTGCGAAAGGTGATCCTTACTTCGTTTGAAGGTACAGGCCAACCCGTTGATCAGTTTCTTTGTTTTCAGGAAATCAGCCCTACCTACAATATCATTAAAACGTTTAGCCAAACCATGCAAACCATGCAATCGGTGTTGGTGAGCCAATTCAATGCAAAAGGACAACTCATTCGCAGTGCCGATAGTTCCAACACAACCTTGAATGTATCGAGTTATACCTATGATGCCGAAGGACGTTTAACCGTGGTAGAAAATGTATCGCAGGCTTATGCGTACAAAACAAAAGAAGTGGTGCGGCATCAATACAGTTACGATTCTACCGGTGTGCCACAAACGATGTTACGCATCAAGAACGGAAGCGATACAACTGTTGTACGTTTTGTTGTTGATGAAAAAGGAAATGTTGCGGAAGAAATTGCAACTGCCAAAGGAAAACCTGCTCAGAATTGGTACTATTATTATGATGAGCAAAACCGGTTAACGGATATTGTGCGTTTCAATGAGCGTGCCCGCCGTTTGCTGCCCGATTATATTTATGAGTACAACGAGCAATCAATGCTCACGCAAATGATCTCTGTGCAATCGGGCACCAGCGATTATGTTACCTGGCGCTATCAATACGATGCAAAAGGATTGAAAATAAAAGAAAGCTGTTTTAGTAAGCAGAAGCAATTGATGGGGTATGTGACGTACAGGTATGAATGATGAATGATGAATGATGAGTTTAAATCTCAGGTTTTTTGAGCCCCTGGAGGTTTTATTATCTTCTTACTACAGCATCAATCAAATTGAAGTTCGACGGTTTAAGAATCCAGTTTATGCGGGTGTATAAATGGCTGCTTATTCTGAAAAATTAAAATAATAATAGTTGAAGCAAAAGTTGAAATACTGCTAGCCAACCAAAAGTAATATCCGATTCCAGTACTAGCAATTTTTCCAGACAAGCCTGCTTCATTTATAACGACTTCGTCAAAAAATAAAAAACTAGAACAAAATATTGTCGATGCGAAGCTCAATCCAATTGCTACTTTAATATTTCGTTTAAACATAAACCAGCTTAATATTAAAAGAGGATTAGCAAGCCAAGAAATGCCGCCAACTTTCCCAACTGTCAACCAACCAAATAAAAAACACCATAATCCAATTGGCCAAGGTTTTGCATTATCGCCAAATATCGTGAACGGTAACAAAAATAAAGACACAACAAAACAAGTAATACAGAGTATTAACAAAAACAGTTTCAGACTTTTCACTTTATGCGAGTCGATGGATTGTATCATGGTTCCACTATTATCGATTGCGTACATTCTTGTATTACAATATATAAATTTCGTTCAATAAAGGCTGGAGATTACCTTTTATATTGACCTAAAACAAAAAAGCCCTAATCGAATCTCGATCAAGGCTTTTACATTTTTTGTGCCCCGGAACGGAGTTGAACCGTTACGACCGTTGCGGGTCACAGGATTTTAAGTCCTGCGTGTCTACCAATTCCACCACCGGGGCAATGGTCAAGTGAAAAAAAATCCCCCGTTTAAGCGGGGGACTGTGAGCGGAAGACCGGGCTCGAACCGGCCACCCCGACCTTGGCAAGGTCGTGCTCTACCAAATGAGCTACTTCCGCTTGTAAAAGAACGATTGGGGTGCAAATGTAAGGTACGTTCAATAAACTGACAAAAAACTCATGAAAAATTTTCAGATTACCCTGTAAAAACTTCTCCGGCAACCATTGAGCATCAGTGCGAAGCAATTAGTTACAGCACCGCTTTTATTTCTCTTTCCCTGCTTTCGCAACTACATGAAAAACAGATTCCATATCAATTACAAGTTCGTTTGGTGCCGGCTGCTGTGGCTTTTTGGAGAGAGATTCAGCATTGGACAGATTAACAACGTTAAGCTGTTTGGCTTTTGCACGATCACTTCGTTTCTCCAACACAAATTGCCTTACCAACGGCTCAATTGTCCAGTCTTTTTCAGTGGAAGGATAACCAAACTCATCAGTGTAATAATGTACGCCAAATGCTGATCGAAACAGACTCACCGGTGGCCGGTAAAAGATCACTGTTGTGGTTGAATCAGTATAATGATCGAGGAAATGGTTGCGTAGTGCAGTATATTCTTTTTGCAATGGCTTTGTGAATTGAAACTGATAATTATAAAACGCAACCACGAACAACACAACTCCAACGAAAATGGTAATGCCTTTCTGCAGGCTGGCTTTTTTCAGGAATGCTAACCCGGTCTCGCAAATCATCACAAATGCCAGAAAATTCAACGCAAACATGGTTCGATACGAAGCAAAATTTTCAATCGAGATCATCAAGGGCAAATAACTAAGTATAAAAAATGTAAAGCAAATGATGATGTAGGTAACAATTCTGCCAATATTCTTTTTCCCGATCTGCACAACTGTACTCAACACCCACAACAGAATAACTAATGGATAAAATACCTGCGACAGAATACTGCGGGCATTGTATAAAAAATTAAAACTGAACGCCTGCGCCAATGGATAAGAAAGAAAAAAACTCAGCTTACCAAGCGGATCAATGTTAATGGTTGCACGATCACTTGCCGGAACTTGATATACTTTGAGTGAATATTTAAACAGGAAATAATAGACTACATAACAGGCAAGATAAAAGCCCAGCCCGATCAAAATTGTTCTGTCAAGCTTTGCCGGTTTATTCGTTATAAAATAGAGAAAAAACGGAAGCAGAAAAAAACCGAATGTTGTTTGATAGGTAAACAACGAACATAGTGCGAAGAATAAACTTACAATTAAGGTGAGTGTAGGAATCTGGATATACTGTTCGCTGCTGTTTACTTTGCTGAATAAAACATAACCGGATAGAAATGCTGCAAGTGTACCTGTAAATATCTCTGCACAGGAAGCCCAACCAATATAAATGGCTGTTGATAAACTACAGGGAATAAATACAACCGATAAAGCCCATAGCTTTCGATCCAACTTCAACGCATCAAATAGTTTTTTTGATAACAGCCCGTACACAACAATAAAAACGAGCATGGTTGCAAACGAAAAGATCCGCAGCCACTTTATGTCAGCAACGCTGTCCATGTTTCCGAATGCGCCATCGATCAACCAGCCGGTAATAATTCTTCCCTGATTCAGAAACATCGTGAAATTTGATCCGTCCTGATTATTCCAGAGTTGATGTGCTTCATCTGTAAACGCATAGTCAGCAAAAAAAACCGGATAATAGATCAACAGGCTGGCCAATACAGCGATGCCAATAATAAGTGCAGGTTGCTTTGAATACATGTGCTGAAAAATTATGTTTCGGATAGGTTGTACCAACAGAAAAGCCCTCCTTGTAAGAAAGAGGGCCCTTTATTATTTATCTAGAATCTTATTTATACTTCGGATTGTACAAAGTGCTTTCAGGAATTTCTACCTGCGGCTTTCCTTTGTAACGATAGCTGTAGAGTTTGTAACAACCGCCCAGCAAAAACGCCACGATACAAAACAACTGTACATAAAACAGGAAACGGGAAGAGATTACCCAGTTGCTGGTAATATCTTTTTTCTTTTCGTCGATGATTTCTTGCGCCATAATAGTCAGTTTTCAGTTGCAAATGTAAGGGTTGAACGTTATATCCGTTTACTGCGGCTTTACAATTTCAGAAAAAATCTGCTTTTTTTGAATGAAGTACTTCCACACTACCGAACCGGGATATACGCCCTGTAAGGTTGGATAACCAGGCTCTGCTTTGCGTGTTCCGGTAAAAAACCATGCAGTATAGGCAAAATGCGCCCGTACCACTGCCCACCAATAGCCGGGCTTTCCACTCAGCAATTCCTTCCATGCAGAAACAGCATCCAATGCGATCCGCAATGGCAATTTCCAGATGAGTTGTTGAAGCGGCATATTCTTCG
It encodes the following:
- a CDS encoding RHS repeat domain-containing protein; this encodes MYKLLPAFLLVCLLPLFSIGQYYQKDILSTRQTMEQIKQYKANKVRKVILTSFEGTGQPVDQFLCFQEISPTYNIIKTFSQTMQTMQSVLVSQFNAKGQLIRSADSSNTTLNVSSYTYDAEGRLTVVENVSQAYAYKTKEVVRHQYSYDSTGVPQTMLRIKNGSDTTVVRFVVDEKGNVAEEIATAKGKPAQNWYYYYDEQNRLTDIVRFNERARRLLPDYIYEYNEQSMLTQMISVQSGTSDYVTWRYQYDAKGLKIKESCFSKQKQLMGYVTYRYE
- a CDS encoding DUF3667 domain-containing protein, coding for MSHEKERKEKNCLNCNARVFGRYCHVCGQENIEPKETAWGLVVHFFNDITHFEGKFITSLRYLFFRPGYLTAEYIRGRRASYMNPVRMYVFTSAFFFILFFSFFAGSTKDPEIFKLNEPKKKGVSLTTPTSKSKAKQDVLNQADTKVDSAILEKVFDIADSSSTWLLQDSVASISKSGKKKEVKYKTMAEYDAAQKKLPAEERDSWFEWVFKRRLILVDERYGGDLSKFNRALFDHAMHSLPKVLFISLPLFALLLSLLYIRRKQFHYVAHLIFTIHLFVFAFLMLLLIFAHDKLLNATGWGSGWITAALWIYLFVYLYKAMRRVYQQGRAKTILKYSLLLLMAFILNMFLFIGLFSYSFFNL
- a CDS encoding glucosyltransferase domain-containing protein, which gives rise to MYSKQPALIIGIAVLASLLIYYPVFFADYAFTDEAHQLWNNQDGSNFTMFLNQGRIITGWLIDGAFGNMDSVADIKWLRIFSFATMLVFIVVYGLLSKKLFDALKLDRKLWALSVVFIPCSLSTAIYIGWASCAEIFTGTLAAFLSGYVLFSKVNSSEQYIQIPTLTLIVSLFFALCSLFTYQTTFGFFLLPFFLYFITNKPAKLDRTILIGLGFYLACYVVYYFLFKYSLKVYQVPASDRATINIDPLGKLSFFLSYPLAQAFSFNFLYNARSILSQVFYPLVILLWVLSTVVQIGKKNIGRIVTYIIICFTFFILSYLPLMISIENFASYRTMFALNFLAFVMICETGLAFLKKASLQKGITIFVGVVLFVVAFYNYQFQFTKPLQKEYTALRNHFLDHYTDSTTTVIFYRPPVSLFRSAFGVHYYTDEFGYPSTEKDWTIEPLVRQFVLEKRSDRAKAKQLNVVNLSNAESLSKKPQQPAPNELVIDMESVFHVVAKAGKEK